The following coding sequences are from one Lasioglossum baleicum chromosome 18, iyLasBale1, whole genome shotgun sequence window:
- the LOC143217828 gene encoding uncharacterized protein LOC143217828 — protein MPRTLPVVQTNLNHSRRAQDLFVHGLAERQVGLAVVTEPYSVPDSSPWVGDDGGSVAIWARKGREFPPGSVVERGRGVLLYKWGRLLVAGCYISPNCDLAEFEGFLDRLKVMITSHLAGPMLVLGDFNAKSTGWGNPKTTARGEALEVWAGGMELRLVNHLHIIMEVVATQQQQADLPPHVAPTQRP, from the coding sequence ATGCCCAGGACGCTCCCGGTTGTTCAGACAAACCTGAACCACTCCCGCCGGGCCCAGGACTTGTTTGTCCATGGCCTGGCGGAGAGGCAGGTAGGGTTGGCCGTTGTCACGGAGCCCTACAGCGTCCCCGACTCTTCCCCTTGGGTAGGGGACGATGGGGGCTCCGTGGCAATTTGGGCCCGAAAGGGCAGAGAGTTCCCCCCCGGCTCCgtggtcgagcggggccgaggggTTCTACTGTACAAATGGGGAAGGTTGCTAGTCGCGGGTTGCTACATATCGCCCAACTGCGACCTCGCAGAGTTCGAGGGGTTTTTGGACCGGCTGAAGGTGATGATCACATCACACCTAGCCGGTCCAATGCTGGTCCTGGGGGACTTCAACGCGAAGTCCACAGGTTGGGGAAACCCCAAGACCACCGCTCGTGGCGAGGCCCTTGAAGTTTGGGCGGGGGGCATGGAGCTCCGGTTGGTGAACCATCTCCATATCATCATGGAGGTGGTGGCCACTCAGCAACAACAGGCGGACTTGCCCCCCCACGTAGCACCCACGCAGCGCCCGTGA